The following are encoded in a window of Capricornis sumatraensis isolate serow.1 chromosome 7, serow.2, whole genome shotgun sequence genomic DNA:
- the CSN2 gene encoding beta-casein, whose product MKVLMLACLVALALAREQEELNVVGETVESLSSSEESITHINKKIEKFQSEEQQQTEDELQDKIHPFAQTQSLVYPFTGPIPNSLPQNILPLTQTPVVVPPFLQPEIMGVPKVKETMVPKHKEMPFPKYPVEPFTESQSLTLTDVEKLHLPLPLLQSWMHQPLQPLPPTVMFPPQSVLSLSQPKVLPVPQKAVPQRDMPIQAFLLYQEPVLGPVRGPFPVLVSLNLLPVLFNF is encoded by the exons ATGAAGGTCCTCATGCTTGCCTGTCTGGTGGCTCTGGCCCTTGCAAGAGag caGGAAGAACTCAATGTAGTCGGTGAG ACTGTGGAAAGCCTTTCAAGCAGTGAG gaaTCTATTACACACATCAATAAG AAAATTGAGAAGTTTCAAAGTGAGGAACAACAGCAAACAGAG gaTGAACTCCAGGATAAAATCCACCCCTTTGCCCAGACACAGTCTCTAGTCTATCCCTTCACTGGGCCCATCCCTAACAGCCTCCCACAAAACATCCTGCCTCTTACTCAAACCCCTGTGGTGGTGCCACCTTTCCTTCAGCCTGAAATAATGGGAGTCCCCAAAGTGAAGGAGACTATGGTTCCTAAGCACAAAGAAATGCCCTTCCCTAAATATCCAGTTGAGCCCTTTACTGAAAGCCAGAGCCTGACTCTCACTGATGTTGAAAAGCTGCACCTTCCTCTGCCTCTGCTCCAGTCTTGGATGCACCAACCTCTCCAGCCTCTTCCTCCAACCGTCATGTTTCCTCCTCAGTCCGTGCTGTCCCTTTCTCAGCCCAAAGTTCTGCCTGTTCCCCAGAAAGCAGTGCCCCAGAGAGATATGCCCATCCAGGCCTTTCTGCTGTACCAGGAGCCTGTACTTGGTCCTGTCCGGGGACCCTTCCCTGTTCTTGTAAGTCTAAATTTACTACCTGTGCTGTTTAACTTCTGA